One genomic segment of Pseudomonas chlororaphis subsp. aurantiaca includes these proteins:
- a CDS encoding M16 family metallopeptidase: protein MNALARRAAGLLLSTVCLPLSALAADPQPTHEFTLDNGLKVVVREDHRAPVVVSQVWYKVGSSYETPGQTGLSHALEHMMFKGSEKIGPGEASLILRDLGAEENAFTSDDFTAYYQVLARDRLGVAFELEADRMASLRLPPDEFSREIEVIKEERRLRTDDKPMSKAFERFKAMAYPASGYHTPTIGWMADLNRMKVEELRHWYESWYVPNNATLVVVGDVTPDEVKTLAQRYFGAIPKRAVPAAKIPLELAEPGERQLTLRVKTQLPSVMLAFNVPSIATAEDKHSVHALRLIAALLDGGYSARIPTRLERGEELVSGGSSSFDAYTRGDSLFLLSAMPNSQKKKTIAQAEAGLWRLLEELKTTPPTAEELERVRAQVIAGLVYERDSITSQATAIGQLETVGLSWKLMDTELAELQSVTPEDIQKAARTYFTRERLSVAHVLPEESAHE from the coding sequence ATGAATGCTCTAGCCCGCCGCGCCGCAGGCCTGCTGCTCAGTACGGTTTGTCTGCCCCTTTCAGCCTTGGCTGCCGATCCACAACCCACCCACGAATTCACCCTCGACAACGGCCTCAAGGTCGTGGTCCGGGAAGACCATCGGGCTCCGGTCGTGGTCTCCCAGGTCTGGTACAAAGTCGGCTCCAGCTACGAAACCCCGGGCCAGACCGGCTTGTCCCACGCCCTGGAACACATGATGTTCAAGGGCAGCGAAAAGATCGGCCCCGGCGAAGCCTCGCTGATCCTGCGCGACCTGGGCGCCGAAGAGAACGCCTTCACCAGCGACGATTTCACCGCCTATTACCAGGTGCTGGCCCGCGACCGCCTGGGCGTGGCCTTCGAGCTGGAAGCCGATCGCATGGCCAGCCTGCGCCTGCCGCCGGATGAGTTCAGCCGCGAAATCGAAGTAATCAAGGAAGAGCGCCGCCTGCGCACCGACGACAAGCCGATGTCCAAGGCCTTCGAACGCTTCAAGGCGATGGCCTACCCGGCCAGCGGCTACCACACGCCGACCATCGGCTGGATGGCCGACCTCAACCGGATGAAGGTCGAGGAACTGCGCCACTGGTACGAGTCCTGGTATGTGCCGAACAACGCCACCCTGGTGGTGGTCGGCGATGTCACCCCGGACGAAGTCAAAACCCTGGCCCAACGTTATTTCGGCGCCATTCCCAAGCGGGCCGTGCCCGCGGCGAAGATTCCCCTGGAGCTGGCCGAGCCTGGCGAGCGGCAGCTCACCCTGCGGGTGAAGACCCAGCTGCCGAGCGTGATGCTGGCCTTCAACGTGCCGAGCATCGCCACCGCCGAAGACAAGCATTCGGTGCACGCCCTGCGCCTGATCGCCGCGCTGCTCGACGGCGGCTACAGCGCCCGTATCCCGACCCGCCTGGAGCGCGGCGAAGAGCTGGTGTCCGGCGGCTCGTCGAGCTTCGACGCCTACACCCGCGGCGACAGCCTGTTCCTGCTTTCGGCCATGCCCAACAGCCAGAAGAAAAAAACCATCGCCCAGGCCGAAGCCGGGTTGTGGCGTTTGCTCGAAGAGCTGAAAACCACCCCGCCGACCGCCGAAGAACTGGAGCGCGTGCGCGCCCAGGTGATCGCCGGCCTGGTCTACGAGCGTGACTCCATCACCAGCCAGGCTACCGCCATCGGCCAGCTGGAAACCGTCGGCCTGTCCTGGAAGCTCATGGATACCGAACTTGCCGAACTGCAAAGCGTGACCCCTGAAGACATCCAGAAGGCCGCTCGTACCTATTTCACCCGCGAACGCCTGAGCGTTGCCCACGTATTGCCTGAGGAGTCCGCTCATGAGTAA
- a CDS encoding M16 family metallopeptidase, with translation MSKRKSASPVLLGLALVALIAAAGLYLLRAAPSDASQSLDKAKSSQKLQSLAELDGKAPSHRSLDIKTWSTAEGAKVLFVEAHELPMFDMRLTFAAGSSQDGDAPGLAMLTNAMLNEGVAGKDVGAIAEGFEGLGADFGNGAYKDMAIASLRSLSAPDKRAPALQLFADVVGKPTFPADSLARIKNQMLAGFEYQKQNPGKLASLELMNRLYGSHPYAHSSDGTAQSVPPISLAQLRAFHAKAYAAGNVVIALVGDLSRSDAEAIAAQISAALPKGPALAKIPQPSEPQASIGHIEYPSSQTSLLLAQLGIDRDDPDYAALSLGNQILGGGGFGTRLMSEVREKRGLTYGVYSGFSPMQARGPFMINLQTRAEMSEGTLKLVQDVLADYLKTGPTQKELDDAKRELAGSFPLSTASNADIVGQLGAIGFYNLPLSYLEDFMQQSQSLTVEQVRDVLNKHLSADKMVIVTAGPTVPQKPLPAPTDKPAEQPLGVPEH, from the coding sequence ATGAGTAAGCGCAAAAGCGCCAGCCCGGTCCTGCTCGGCCTGGCACTCGTGGCCCTGATCGCCGCCGCCGGCCTTTATCTGCTGCGCGCGGCCCCGTCCGACGCCAGCCAGTCGCTGGACAAGGCCAAGAGCAGCCAGAAGCTGCAATCCCTGGCCGAGCTCGACGGCAAGGCCCCAAGCCACCGCAGCCTCGACATCAAGACCTGGAGCACCGCCGAAGGCGCCAAGGTGCTGTTCGTCGAAGCCCATGAGCTGCCGATGTTCGACATGCGCCTGACCTTCGCCGCCGGCAGCAGCCAGGACGGCGACGCGCCGGGCCTGGCGATGCTGACCAACGCCATGCTCAACGAAGGCGTGGCCGGCAAGGATGTCGGCGCGATCGCCGAAGGTTTCGAAGGCCTGGGCGCCGATTTCGGCAACGGTGCCTACAAGGACATGGCCATCGCTTCCCTGCGCAGCCTGAGCGCGCCGGACAAGCGCGCGCCGGCCCTGCAACTGTTCGCCGATGTCGTCGGCAAGCCGACCTTCCCGGCCGATTCCCTGGCGCGCATCAAGAACCAGATGCTCGCCGGCTTCGAGTACCAGAAACAGAACCCCGGCAAGCTGGCGAGCCTGGAGCTGATGAACCGCCTGTACGGCAGCCATCCGTATGCCCATTCCAGCGACGGCACCGCGCAGAGCGTGCCGCCGATTAGCCTGGCCCAGCTGCGGGCGTTCCACGCCAAGGCCTATGCCGCCGGCAACGTGGTGATCGCCCTGGTGGGCGATCTGTCGCGCAGCGATGCCGAGGCGATTGCCGCGCAGATCTCCGCCGCCCTGCCCAAAGGCCCGGCGCTGGCGAAAATCCCGCAACCGAGCGAACCACAGGCCAGCATCGGCCATATCGAGTACCCGTCCAGCCAGACCAGCCTGCTGCTGGCGCAACTGGGCATCGATCGTGACGATCCGGATTACGCGGCGCTGTCCCTGGGCAACCAGATCCTTGGCGGCGGCGGTTTTGGCACCCGGCTGATGAGCGAAGTACGCGAGAAGCGCGGCCTGACCTACGGCGTCTATTCCGGCTTCAGCCCGATGCAGGCCCGTGGCCCGTTCATGATCAACCTGCAGACCCGCGCCGAAATGAGCGAGGGCACCCTCAAGCTGGTGCAGGACGTACTCGCCGACTACCTCAAGACCGGCCCGACCCAGAAGGAACTCGACGACGCCAAGCGCGAGCTGGCCGGCAGCTTCCCGCTGTCCACCGCCAGCAACGCCGACATCGTCGGCCAACTGGGCGCCATCGGCTTCTACAACCTGCCGCTGAGCTATCTTGAAGACTTCATGCAGCAGTCCCAGAGCCTGACCGTGGAACAGGTCCGGGACGTACTGAACAAGCACCTGAGCGCGGACAAGATGGTCATCGTCACCGCCGGTCCGACCGTGCCGCAAAAGCCGTTGCCGGCCCCTACTGACAAACCCGCCGAGCAGCCGCTCGGGGTTCCGGAGCACTAA
- the ftsY gene encoding signal recognition particle-docking protein FtsY, translating into MFGSNDDKKTPAAAGEKKGLFGWLRKKPQETVVEQPQVPVEPVSAPTPVIEQAPVAEVVAPVVLPIAEPILQPEQPAPAVEPAAAAELPLTPDPEHKPWLTLPVAEEPVALVEDEQAPHITPPIPAATDVQQAAELLVAELAHSEPAAAQAPIEEKDVPQPVIAAFVQPEPVRAPEPAPVVVAPVAPVAAVEAPAAVEAPRAEENKVGFFARLKQGLSKTSASIGEGMASLFLGKKTIDDELLEDIETRLLTADVGVEATAVIIRNLTQKVARKQLTDVDALYKSLQAELASMLKPVEQPLRIASQTKPFVILVVGVNGAGKTTTIGKLAKKLQLEGKKVMLAAGDTFRAAAVEQLQVWGERNKIPVIAQHTGADSASVIFDAVQAAKARGIDVLIADTAGRLHTKDNLMEELKKVRRVIGKLDADAPHEVLLVLDAGTGQNAINQAKQFNQTVELTGLALTKLDGTAKGGVIFALAKQFGLPIRYIGVGEGIDDLRTFEAEPFVQALFAERERS; encoded by the coding sequence ATGTTTGGTTCCAACGACGACAAGAAGACCCCAGCCGCGGCTGGCGAGAAGAAAGGCCTGTTCGGATGGCTGCGCAAAAAGCCGCAGGAAACCGTCGTCGAACAGCCACAAGTCCCTGTCGAGCCTGTCTCGGCTCCCACTCCCGTTATAGAACAAGCCCCGGTTGCCGAAGTTGTGGCGCCTGTGGTGTTGCCGATCGCCGAGCCGATCCTGCAGCCTGAACAACCTGCGCCAGCGGTCGAGCCTGCTGCCGCGGCGGAGCTGCCGCTGACCCCCGATCCCGAGCACAAGCCCTGGCTGACCCTTCCGGTGGCGGAAGAGCCGGTGGCGCTGGTGGAAGACGAGCAGGCGCCGCACATCACTCCGCCGATTCCGGCCGCGACTGATGTGCAGCAAGCCGCCGAGCTGTTGGTGGCCGAGTTGGCACACAGCGAGCCAGCTGCGGCCCAGGCGCCGATCGAAGAAAAGGACGTGCCGCAACCGGTGATCGCGGCCTTCGTGCAGCCCGAGCCTGTCCGAGCACCGGAGCCTGCCCCGGTTGTCGTTGCTCCAGTTGCTCCAGTCGCGGCGGTCGAAGCGCCCGCTGCCGTCGAGGCGCCCCGTGCCGAAGAAAACAAGGTCGGCTTCTTCGCCCGCCTCAAGCAGGGCCTGTCCAAGACCAGTGCCAGCATCGGCGAAGGCATGGCCAGCCTGTTCCTGGGCAAGAAGACCATCGACGACGAGCTGCTGGAAGATATCGAAACCCGCCTGCTGACCGCCGACGTGGGCGTGGAAGCCACTGCGGTGATCATTCGGAACCTGACCCAGAAGGTCGCGCGCAAACAGCTGACCGACGTCGATGCGCTGTACAAGTCGCTGCAGGCCGAGCTGGCGAGCATGCTCAAGCCGGTGGAGCAGCCGCTGCGGATCGCTTCGCAAACCAAGCCGTTCGTGATTCTGGTGGTGGGCGTCAACGGCGCCGGCAAGACCACCACCATCGGTAAGCTGGCCAAGAAGCTGCAGCTCGAAGGCAAGAAGGTCATGCTCGCCGCGGGCGATACCTTCCGCGCCGCGGCGGTGGAACAGCTGCAGGTCTGGGGCGAGCGTAACAAGATCCCGGTCATCGCCCAGCACACCGGCGCCGACTCGGCTTCGGTGATCTTCGACGCCGTGCAGGCCGCCAAGGCCCGTGGCATCGATGTGCTGATCGCCGACACCGCCGGTCGCCTGCACACCAAAGACAACCTGATGGAAGAGCTGAAGAAGGTTCGCCGGGTGATCGGCAAGCTCGACGCCGACGCGCCGCACGAAGTGCTGCTGGTGCTCGACGCCGGTACCGGCCAGAACGCCATCAACCAGGCCAAGCAGTTCAACCAGACGGTCGAGCTGACCGGCCTGGCCCTGACCAAGCTCGATGGCACCGCCAAGGGCGGGGTGATCTTCGCCCTGGCCAAGCAGTTCGGCCTGCCGATCCGCTACATCGGCGTCGGTGAGGGCATCGACGACCTGCGTACCTTTGAAGCCGAACCCTTTGTCCAGGCACTGTTTGCCGAGCGGGAGCGTTCATGA
- the ftsX gene encoding permease-like cell division protein FtsX — translation MSATRSPKVAERVAPKASDQPPQKKKRDEDDGPDFSTLLHAWIESHRASLLDSLRRLGKQPIGSFFTCLVMAVALSLPMGLSLLLNNVERLGGSWQRAAQISLYLELDASATEGESLSGQIKAMPGVADAEFISKDKALDEFQQQSGLGEALKELPQNPLPGVVLVTPNEVDKATLEALRQRLAEMPKVQQAQLDLVWVERLAAILKLGDRFVFGLTVLLVSALLLVIGNTIRLHIENRRTEIEVIKLVGGTDSYVRRPFLYMGALYGFGAGILSWGVLAFGLDWLNDAVVGLAGLYGSDFALAGVPVADGLSLLLGAVLLGYIGAWIAVARHLRELAPK, via the coding sequence ATGAGTGCGACTCGCAGCCCCAAAGTGGCCGAACGTGTGGCTCCGAAAGCCTCGGACCAGCCGCCACAGAAGAAAAAGCGCGACGAGGACGACGGCCCGGATTTCAGCACCCTGCTGCATGCCTGGATCGAAAGCCATCGCGCCAGCCTGCTGGATAGCCTGCGCCGCCTGGGCAAGCAGCCGATCGGCAGCTTCTTCACCTGCCTGGTGATGGCCGTGGCCCTGAGCCTGCCGATGGGCTTGTCGTTGTTGCTCAACAACGTCGAGCGCCTGGGCGGTTCCTGGCAGCGCGCGGCGCAGATTTCCCTGTACCTGGAGCTCGACGCCAGCGCCACCGAGGGCGAAAGCCTGAGCGGGCAGATCAAGGCCATGCCGGGCGTGGCGGATGCCGAGTTCATCAGCAAGGACAAGGCCCTGGACGAGTTCCAGCAGCAGTCCGGGCTGGGCGAGGCGCTCAAGGAGTTGCCGCAGAACCCGCTGCCGGGCGTGGTCCTGGTCACGCCGAACGAAGTGGACAAGGCGACCTTGGAAGCCTTGCGTCAGCGCCTGGCGGAAATGCCCAAGGTGCAGCAGGCGCAACTGGACCTGGTGTGGGTCGAGCGGCTGGCGGCGATCCTCAAGCTGGGCGACCGCTTTGTCTTCGGCCTGACGGTGTTGCTGGTTTCTGCATTACTTTTGGTGATAGGCAATACCATTCGTCTTCATATTGAAAACCGCCGCACCGAGATAGAAGTGATTAAACTCGTCGGCGGCACGGACAGTTATGTGCGGCGTCCCTTCCTTTATATGGGCGCCTTGTATGGCTTCGGTGCGGGGATTCTGTCCTGGGGTGTTCTGGCGTTCGGCCTCGACTGGCTGAATGATGCGGTAGTGGGGCTGGCCGGCTTGTACGGCAGTGATTTCGCCCTGGCTGGCGTGCCGGTCGCCGATGGTCTATCACTCTTGCTTGGCGCGGTGTTGTTGGGGTATATCGGTGCGTGGATTGCGGTCGCCCGCCACTTGCGGGAGCTGGCGCCGAAATAG
- the rpoH gene encoding RNA polymerase sigma factor RpoH, with the protein MTTSLQPAYALVPGANLEAYVHTVNSIPLLTPEQERELAESLYYEQDLEAARQMVLAHLRFVVHIARSYSGYGLAQADLIQEGNVGLMKAVKRFNPEMGVRLVSFAVHWIKAEIHEFILRNWRIVKVATTKAQRKLFFNLRSQKKRLAWLNNEEVHRVAESLGVEPREVREMESRLTGHDMAFDPAAEADDDSAFQSPANYLEDHRYDPARQLEDADWTDNSTSNLHEALEVLDDRSRDILYQRWLAEEKATLHDLAQKYNVSAERIRQLEKSAMNKLKLSIAA; encoded by the coding sequence ATGACCACTTCTTTGCAACCTGCTTATGCCTTGGTCCCGGGTGCGAACCTGGAGGCCTATGTGCACACGGTGAACAGCATTCCATTGCTGACGCCCGAGCAGGAGCGTGAACTGGCCGAGAGTCTCTACTATGAGCAGGATCTTGAGGCGGCTCGGCAGATGGTGCTCGCCCACCTGCGTTTTGTCGTACATATCGCCCGTAGCTATTCCGGCTACGGTCTGGCCCAGGCCGACCTGATTCAGGAAGGCAATGTCGGCCTGATGAAGGCTGTAAAACGCTTCAACCCGGAAATGGGCGTGCGTCTGGTTTCGTTCGCCGTGCACTGGATCAAGGCGGAAATCCACGAGTTCATCCTGCGCAACTGGCGCATCGTGAAAGTCGCGACCACCAAGGCCCAGCGCAAGCTGTTCTTCAACCTGCGCAGCCAGAAGAAGCGCCTGGCCTGGTTGAATAACGAAGAAGTCCATCGTGTGGCGGAAAGCCTTGGTGTGGAGCCGCGCGAAGTGCGCGAGATGGAAAGCCGCCTGACCGGCCATGACATGGCCTTCGACCCAGCCGCCGAAGCGGATGACGACAGCGCCTTCCAATCGCCGGCCAACTACCTGGAAGACCACCGTTACGATCCGGCCCGTCAGCTGGAAGACGCCGACTGGACCGACAACTCCACCAGCAACCTGCACGAGGCGCTGGAAGTGTTGGACGACCGCAGCCGCGACATTCTCTACCAGCGCTGGCTGGCGGAAGAGAAAGCCACGCTGCATGATCTGGCGCAGAAGTACAACGTGTCGGCCGAGCGTATCCGTCAGCTCGAGAAGAGCGCGATGAACAAGCTCAAGTTGTCGATTGCCGCGTAA
- a CDS encoding DUF423 domain-containing protein, with the protein MLRGFLMLAAFFGFTGVALGAFAAHGLKSRLSAEYLVIFHTGVTYQLVHTLALLGVALLATQIPGRLVTWAGASFAIGILLFSGSLYLLTLTGFSKLGIVAPFGGLAFLIGWLCLGLAAWRLQLTA; encoded by the coding sequence ATGCTGCGTGGCTTCCTGATGCTGGCCGCCTTTTTCGGCTTTACCGGCGTTGCCCTGGGCGCATTCGCTGCCCACGGTCTGAAAAGTCGCCTGAGCGCGGAATACCTGGTGATTTTCCATACCGGCGTCACCTACCAGCTGGTGCACACCCTGGCACTGCTGGGCGTGGCGCTGCTGGCCACGCAGATCCCCGGCCGCCTGGTGACCTGGGCCGGTGCTTCGTTCGCCATCGGTATCCTGTTGTTTTCCGGCAGCCTCTACCTGCTGACCCTCACCGGTTTCAGCAAGCTGGGCATCGTCGCCCCGTTCGGTGGCCTGGCCTTCCTGATCGGCTGGTTGTGCCTGGGTCTTGCCGCCTGGCGTTTGCAACTGACCGCTTGA
- the mtgA gene encoding monofunctional biosynthetic peptidoglycan transglycosylase, which produces MLRLFFRRLSKALLWFAAGSVLLVLVFRVVPPPGTALMVERKVESWIDGEPIDLQRSWKPWDEISDDLKVAVIAGEDQKFPEHWGFDFGAIQAAFAHNERGGSIRGASTLSQQVAKNLFLWSGRSWLRKGLEAWFTGLIEIFWPKQRILEVYLNSVEWDEGVFGAEAAARHHFGVSAGSLSRQQASLLAAVLPNPRVWSASHPSSYVAQRAGWIRRQMSQLGGDSYLLGLNDSRKALWAQ; this is translated from the coding sequence ATGCTGCGTTTATTTTTCCGTCGTTTATCTAAAGCCCTGCTCTGGTTCGCCGCCGGCAGCGTTTTGCTGGTGCTGGTGTTCCGTGTCGTGCCGCCTCCGGGCACGGCCTTGATGGTCGAACGCAAGGTCGAATCCTGGATCGACGGCGAACCCATCGACCTGCAACGCAGCTGGAAACCCTGGGACGAGATCTCCGACGACCTGAAGGTGGCGGTGATCGCCGGCGAAGACCAGAAATTCCCTGAACACTGGGGGTTCGACTTCGGCGCGATCCAGGCCGCCTTCGCCCACAACGAGCGCGGCGGTTCGATTCGTGGCGCCAGTACCCTGAGCCAGCAAGTGGCGAAAAACCTGTTCCTGTGGTCCGGACGCAGCTGGCTGCGCAAAGGGCTGGAGGCTTGGTTCACCGGGCTGATCGAGATCTTCTGGCCCAAGCAACGGATTCTCGAGGTCTACCTCAACAGCGTCGAGTGGGACGAAGGCGTATTTGGCGCCGAAGCCGCGGCGCGGCATCACTTCGGCGTCAGCGCGGGCTCGCTGTCGCGGCAGCAGGCCAGCCTGCTGGCCGCAGTCCTGCCCAACCCTCGGGTATGGAGCGCCAGCCATCCGAGCAGCTATGTGGCACAACGGGCCGGCTGGATCCGCCGGCAGATGAGCCAGCTGGGCGGCGACAGCTACCTGCTGGGCCTGAACGATTCGCGCAAGGCGCTGTGGGCGCAGTGA
- a CDS encoding RNA 2'-phosphotransferase yields MSKKRLDDTSKFLSYVLRHEPQAIGLQLDSEGWAGIDALIEGAAREGRELTPELIAEVVASNDKKRFALSDDGQRIRAVQGHSSKTVSLQLAEQPPPAVLYHGTATRFMDSINEKGLVPGARHHVHLSQDLATAEAVGQRYGKVVILKIAAQDMQAQGFKFYQAENEVWLTDHVPVGFIEALS; encoded by the coding sequence ATGAGCAAAAAGCGCCTGGACGATACCAGCAAGTTCCTCAGCTACGTGCTGCGCCACGAGCCGCAGGCGATTGGCCTGCAACTGGACAGCGAAGGCTGGGCCGGGATCGATGCCTTGATCGAGGGTGCCGCCAGGGAAGGACGCGAGCTGACGCCCGAACTGATCGCCGAGGTGGTCGCCAGCAATGACAAGAAACGCTTCGCCCTCTCCGACGATGGCCAGCGCATCCGCGCCGTGCAAGGCCACTCCAGCAAGACCGTGAGCCTGCAACTGGCCGAGCAGCCACCACCGGCTGTGCTTTACCACGGCACCGCCACGCGATTCATGGACTCGATCAACGAGAAGGGCCTGGTCCCAGGCGCACGCCATCACGTGCACCTGTCACAGGACCTGGCGACCGCCGAAGCCGTGGGGCAGCGCTACGGGAAGGTGGTGATACTCAAGATCGCCGCACAGGACATGCAGGCGCAGGGATTCAAGTTTTATCAGGCGGAGAACGAGGTCTGGCTGACCGATCACGTTCCCGTTGGTTTTATCGAAGCGTTGTCGTAA
- the thiS gene encoding sulfur carrier protein ThiS produces the protein MRIQLNGESFELPDGETVAALLTRLDLTGRRIAVELNLDIVPRSQHAETTLNEGDRVEVVHAIGGG, from the coding sequence ATGCGCATTCAGTTGAACGGCGAATCCTTTGAACTGCCCGACGGCGAAACCGTTGCGGCCCTGCTGACCCGTCTGGACCTGACCGGACGCCGGATCGCGGTTGAACTCAACCTGGATATCGTCCCGCGCAGCCAGCACGCCGAGACCACCCTCAACGAGGGCGATCGGGTCGAAGTCGTACACGCCATCGGCGGCGGCTAG
- the trmB gene encoding tRNA (guanosine(46)-N7)-methyltransferase TrmB produces MTESNDTPIQPEAGDERQHRRIKSFVMRAGRMTEGQQRGLEQGAPLYVLPLADAPVDFDQVFGRSAPRSLEIGFGMGHSLLEMAAAAPEQDFIGVEVHRPGVGALLNGVLTRGLTNLRVYDCDAIEVLNRCIADNSLDRLMLFFPDPWHKSRHHKRRIVQASFAELVRSKLKVGGILHMATDWEPYAEYMLEVMNVAPGYRNLAEDGKCVPRPAERPITKFERRGERLGHGVWDLKFEKLA; encoded by the coding sequence ATGACTGAATCAAACGACACGCCAATCCAGCCGGAAGCCGGCGACGAGCGCCAACACCGCCGCATCAAGAGTTTCGTGATGCGCGCCGGGCGCATGACCGAAGGCCAGCAGCGCGGCCTGGAGCAGGGCGCGCCGCTGTATGTGCTGCCGCTGGCCGACGCGCCGGTGGATTTCGATCAGGTGTTTGGCCGCTCGGCGCCACGTTCCCTGGAAATCGGCTTCGGCATGGGCCACTCGCTGCTGGAAATGGCCGCGGCCGCGCCGGAGCAGGATTTCATTGGTGTGGAAGTGCACCGTCCGGGTGTCGGCGCGCTGCTCAACGGCGTGCTGACCCGGGGCCTGACCAACCTGCGGGTCTACGATTGCGATGCGATCGAAGTGCTCAACCGCTGCATCGCCGATAACAGCCTGGATCGCCTGATGCTGTTTTTCCCCGATCCGTGGCACAAGAGCCGTCATCACAAGCGTCGTATCGTGCAGGCGTCCTTCGCCGAGCTGGTGCGCAGCAAGCTGAAGGTCGGCGGCATCCTGCATATGGCCACCGACTGGGAGCCTTATGCCGAGTACATGCTGGAAGTGATGAATGTCGCGCCGGGTTACCGCAACCTGGCCGAGGACGGCAAGTGCGTGCCGCGTCCTGCCGAGCGTCCGATCACCAAGTTCGAGCGCCGCGGCGAGCGCCTGGGCCATGGTGTGTGGGATCTGAAGTTCGAAAAGCTGGCTTGA
- the ftsE gene encoding cell division ATP-binding protein FtsE, translating into MIRFEQVGKRYSNGHVGLHELSFRVRRGEFLFVTGHSGAGKSTLLRLLLAMERPTSGKLLLAGQDLSTISNAQIPFLRRQIGVVFQNHQLLFDRTVFNNVALPLQILGLSKVEIAKRVDSALERVALSDKTDLYPGDLSTGQQQRVGIARAIVHRPALLLADEPTGNLDPRLAAEIMGVFEDINRLGTSVLIASHDLALIARMRHRMLTLQRGRLIGDGEAGV; encoded by the coding sequence ATGATTCGTTTCGAACAGGTCGGTAAGCGTTACTCGAACGGCCACGTCGGCTTGCACGAGCTGAGTTTCCGGGTTCGTCGGGGCGAGTTTCTGTTCGTCACCGGTCATTCTGGTGCCGGCAAGTCCACGCTACTGCGGTTGTTGCTGGCCATGGAGCGTCCAACCAGCGGCAAGCTGCTGTTGGCCGGCCAGGACCTGAGCACCATCAGCAATGCGCAGATTCCGTTCCTGCGGCGGCAGATCGGCGTGGTGTTCCAGAACCACCAATTGCTGTTCGATCGCACCGTTTTCAACAACGTCGCCTTGCCGTTGCAGATCCTCGGCCTGTCCAAGGTCGAAATCGCCAAGCGCGTGGACTCGGCCCTGGAGCGCGTGGCGCTCTCGGACAAGACCGATCTCTACCCGGGTGACCTGTCCACCGGTCAGCAGCAGCGCGTCGGCATTGCCCGCGCCATCGTGCACCGTCCGGCCTTGCTGTTGGCGGACGAACCCACAGGTAACCTCGACCCGCGTCTGGCGGCGGAAATCATGGGCGTATTCGAAGATATCAACCGTCTGGGCACCAGCGTGCTGATCGCCAGTCACGACCTGGCGCTGATCGCACGCATGCGCCACCGCATGCTGACCCTGCAACGCGGCCGATTGATCGGCGACGGGGAGGCTGGCGTATGA
- a CDS encoding thiazole synthase: protein MSNVRSDKPFVLAGRTYQSRLLVGTGKYRDMEETRLAIEASGAEIVTVAVRRTNIGQNPGEPNLLDILPPDRYTILPNTAGCYDAVEAVRTCRLARELLDGHNLVKLEVLADQKTLFPNVLETLKAAEVLVKEGFDVMVYTSDDPIIARQLAEMGCIAVMPLAGLIGTGLGICNPYNLQIILEEAKVPVLVDAGVGTASDATIAMELGCEAVLMNSAIAHAQQPVLMAEAMKHAIVAGRLAYLAGRMPKKLYASASSPLDGLIK from the coding sequence ATGAGCAACGTTCGCAGCGACAAGCCTTTCGTCCTGGCCGGTCGTACTTACCAGTCGCGTTTGCTGGTAGGCACCGGCAAGTACCGTGACATGGAAGAAACCCGCCTGGCCATCGAAGCCTCGGGTGCCGAGATTGTCACCGTCGCCGTGCGCCGGACCAATATCGGGCAGAACCCGGGCGAACCGAACCTGCTGGATATCCTGCCGCCGGATCGCTATACCATCCTGCCGAACACCGCCGGTTGCTATGACGCGGTCGAAGCCGTGCGCACCTGCCGCCTGGCCCGTGAACTGCTCGACGGCCATAACCTGGTGAAGCTGGAAGTGCTGGCCGACCAGAAAACCCTGTTCCCCAACGTGCTGGAAACCCTCAAGGCCGCCGAAGTGCTGGTCAAGGAAGGTTTCGACGTGATGGTGTACACCAGCGATGATCCGATCATCGCCCGCCAACTGGCGGAAATGGGCTGCATCGCGGTCATGCCGCTGGCTGGCCTGATCGGTACTGGCCTGGGGATCTGCAACCCGTACAACCTGCAGATCATCCTCGAAGAAGCCAAGGTCCCGGTGCTGGTGGATGCCGGTGTCGGCACTGCCTCCGACGCCACCATCGCCATGGAGCTGGGCTGCGAAGCGGTGCTGATGAACTCGGCCATCGCCCATGCGCAACAACCGGTGCTGATGGCCGAAGCCATGAAGCACGCCATTGTGGCAGGCCGCCTGGCGTACCTCGCCGGCCGCATGCCGAAGAAACTCTATGCCAGCGCTTCCTCGCCGCTGGATGGTCTGATCAAGTAA